The genomic interval GGCGCTTGAAGGGAAAGTCGACGTCGTCGCGGGAATGCTGAAGCGAAGGCCCCACGAAGTGAACGTCGGGTCCGAAAGAGTCGGCGAAGGGTTGAAAGCCGGGCCAGGTGTAGACCAGGCTGGCGGCCGTCCCCCGGGCGAATATCAAGTCGAGCATGGCGGGAGACGGGAAGTCCTGACGGCGCAGGGCCCGGCCAACCGAGCGGATGCGCCACAAGGTCTTCAGCTTGGTCATCGTGCGCGACCAGGAAAAAGGGATGTCATAGAGTCCGCGTGCCAACCCCAGCATGCGCCGGTGAAAGGCGAAGGTGCTGACCGAAGCAATGGAAGGCAGTCCCAGCACTTGGGCCGTCAGCTTGCCCCAGGGAGCCACCGAGTCATGCATGATCAAGTCAAAGGCTTCATCGCGCACGCTAGATAAGCAGTCGGTCAGAAACCACTGGCAAGCCTCCATGACCGTGAGGGGCAGGCGGTTGATGTTTTCAGGAGTGACCGAAAGTTCCTCGAGGAGCGGATGTCCGTAAGAGCGGAAATCGGCGCCCGCCGCTTCAAGACGTTCTGCGAAGCTGTGCGAGCACCAGTAGACCACCTCATGGGCCCTGTTGCGCAGCTCCTCGACCACCGCCAGAGTAGGGTTGACGTGTCCAAAGGCAGGGAATCCGAAAAACGCAATCTTGGCCACAATTTTTAGCCTAGGCTAAAAATAAAAGATATGCAAGTTTCCCACTGTTCTTTGGCAAACGTCTGACCCCAAAAAGTCGTTTTTCCCTCCCAGGCGCTGAACGTGAACAAATGGCGCTTGGGGGACGTAGTAAGCTTTATCTATGCTTGAGAATCTGAAGCGGGTGATTCTGCCCCTGGCGCTGCTGGTCATTGTCGGTTTCCTGGTCATGGTGGTGAGCCAGACGGCGCAGGTGGTCGACATGGCCTCCCGCATCGACCCCCGGCTGGGGACGGCGGTGCTTTGGGCGTTGTTGGCCGTCTACGCGGGTCTGGTGGCGGTTCCGGTGGTGCGGTTGCTGCTCATGCCGCGTCCCCTCAAGCCGCCCGAGAGCGATCAGGGTCCGGAGTTCGAGCGGCACTTGAAACGGCTGGGACGGCGTCTGGCCTCCAACCGGGAGTTGACCGGGCACGCCTTCGACCTGAGCAGCCGCCAGGGGGTGGAGGCGGCGCTGGCGGTGCTCGATGAGCGGGCCGAGGCGGAGATCCGCACGCGCGCCGCCACCGTCTTCCTGATGACCGCGATTTCCCAGAGCGGACGGCTGGACGGCCTGCTGGTTCTCGTCAACCAGACCCAGATGGTCTACCAGATCGCCAAGATCTACTACCAGCGGCCCACTCTGCGCGATCTGGCGCGGCTCTACGCCAACGTAGCCGCCACCGCCTTCATCGTGGGGGAATTAGAAGACAGCGAAGTGGGCGATCAACTGGCCGCCATGACCGCGGCCAGCGCCGGATCGGTGGTGGGAGCCGTGCCCGGACTTCAGGCCGTCACGGCCCTCTTCGTCAATTCCCTGGTCACCGGCTCGGCCAGCGCCTTCCTCACCTTGCGGGTGGGTTTGATCGCCAAGGGATATTGCGACGCCCTGGTCAAGCCGCAGCGCAAAACCCTGCGCCGCAGCGCCTCGGCTCAAGCATTGAAGATGCTCTCCACCATCATCTCGCGAGGATCGAAGGTGGTCTGGAACGCGTTTGCGGCAGGGGGCCGCAAACGCGCCCGTTCAGCCTTGGGCTCGGTCCGTGACTGGTTCCGAACGACCCCCGAGGACGACCTGCCGGGCCAATCCGGCGGACAGCAGTCCTGATCACCTTTCCCGACGACCTGCTATTCGGCGGTCAGTTCTCTCAACTTGGCGCGGACGTCCTCCATTTGCACCTCATGGTCGGGCTGCGTCCACAGCACGTCGCCTTGCGCCGAGCGGATCACGATGCCGTGATTGCGAAAGCCCAGTTGGGCCACAGCTTCTTTCGACTCTGGCGTGGTGGCGTCCACGTTCTTTGAATTGACTCGGCCAGGAAACTCGTCTTCGAGCCCGCTCACGGCGGGCATTGTTCTTGCGCAGACCGCTCAGCCAGGCAGGTAGTAGTAGGTGACTTCGAAGTCGGCGCCTTGGGCCTCTCCGCAGCCCGCGCCAAGGAAAGCCGCCGCCAAACCCAGCAGTCCCAACAAGGAAAGAGCGAACGTTTTCTTCATGCGAATCAACCTCCGATGAAAGGATTCAGCGCGCGTGAACCGCGGCTGCCGCCAGCAGTATATCCGGATGGAGGCGGACGCGGTAGTTGGGATTGACGTATTCGAAGAGGATCTCTCCATTCTTGATCAGGAAGACGGACGGAACCGGCAGGATGTGGTGGTCCCGGCCCGAGTGTTCTTCCAGCATGCGATGGTAGCGCTTGTCGGGCTGCCGGTAGGCGATCCCGAACTTCTTGGCGCCCTCGGCGCTGGCGTCGGAAAGCAGGGTGTAACGGAATCCTTGGCTGTCAGCCTCGGCGATCCGCTTTGAGAGGGTGGCGGGGGAATCGGGGCTGACGGCCACGATCTGGTATCCGAGTTCGATGAGGTCTTGCTCGATTTGCTGCAGTTGTCCCAACTGCTTATTGCAGTACGGTCACCAGCCGCCCCGGTAATAGATCATGACCATGGGCTTCTGTGCGGCCAACTCCCTGAGGGACACCTCGCTCCCGTCGGCCCTGCGGTAGGTGACGTCGGGAATCTCCATGCCGATCAGCAGGGGATGAACGTCTTCGGCGGAATCAGGCACCGCGTCCTGCGCCCACAGCGGACCCAGGAACAGCCCTGTCAACAGCAGCAGCGCCGGCAACAGGCGCCGGTTCGAGAGCGGGAATTCAGGCATCGGCTTCATATTTGTAATCCTTCCGACAATAATTAATGGCTAAGCCAAGTAAATCCGGCCTGATCTTAGCACACCTGGGCCCGTCGAGAAGGGCGGCCCTAGGCCTCTTCGCTGAGCCGGCGCTTGATGTGCTCGATGGCTTCGATGGACTCGGGGTCGCTGCCGTTGAGGATGGCCAGGTAGACGCTGGCCCAGTCGATGAGCTGCAGCAGCGAAACCATGCGGTCGAGTCGGGATTCTCCGTTGCTGTCGCATTCGATGGTGTCGCCGGCCTTGTCCTGCAGATAGCGGCGGGTCAGGTCGAAGCGGCGCGCCAGGCGGGGGTGCTCGTCCTGGTCGCGCAGAAAGACGGCGACGGTGTGCTTGAGCACCTCGTGAGGGTGTTCCCATCCGGCGATTTCGTTGTGGTTCATCTCGGGGAGGGCGGCCGTCCAGGCCAGTTGCTTGGCGTTTTCGGTGATCTGCCCCCTCCAGCGCCGGGCGATGGGCGCGGTCAGTCCGCTGCCTCCGTAGATCAACACAAGGCGTCCATGCAGGCGGCGGGCCAGGTGTTTGGCCGGGTTGGCTTTGAGGGGCGTGTCGAGTCCCAGCAGGCGGGAGCGTTCGTGGGCCGACTCTGCGGCTTGTTGCAAGGGACCGCTGGGATCGGGAGCCAGTCCCAGGCGGTGCACTGCGCAGAGCAGGGCCGACAAGGCATATCCCAGGGAGTTGCGGGGAGCCAGTCCCGAAGGCAACTGAATGCAGGGGAGTTGGTCTGCAGAGGCCTTTTTCAGCAGCTCTCCTCCCGAGGTGACGCAGAGGATGCGGCAGTCCTTGGCGCGGGCTTGCGCAAAGGCGTCCAAGGCCTCCTCGGTGTTGCCCGAGTAGCTGGAGATGACGGCCAGCGTGGCCCGATCGGCGAAGGGGGGCAGTCCGTAGGAGCGGTGCACCAGCCAGGGGAGGCGCAAGTCCTCTCCCAGCGCCGCTTGCAGCAAGTCGCCGGCGATGCCCGAGCCCCCCAGTCCGCAATAGACCGCCGAGCGTACGCCTTGGGCCGGGCGGACGCCGAGATGCGAGGCCAGGGCGGGTCCCGACTGCAATTGCTGTCCGAACTGGCGCAGGCTCTCGAAAGTGCCTTGCACCATGCCTTGGGCGAGGGCGCCGGGATGATCGAGTCTGGTCTTCAAGAACCCCTCCGTAGCAGCTTAGACTCTACCAGACCCCTGCCATGATGTGTCGCCTTTTTGGCTGGGGTTTGATTCCATCACGGAGTATGCGAAGATGGCCCTGTCCAGCCGCCCCGCGGGAAGGAAGGGAATGATCGTCAAGCTTCATAAGCTGCATTGTTACGGCAATGACTTTCTGGTGGCCTACCGGTGCCAGCTTGAGGACGACCGCTATAGCGCTCTGGCCCGGTCCTGTTGTGATCGCCACACGGGAATAGGAGCCGACGGCCTGGTCTTCCTGAAGCCCGCCGATCAAGAGGGACGCTTCGACTACCGCATCTTCAACCAGGACGGCAGCGAAGCCGAACTCTCGGGTAACGGAGCCCGCTGCGCCTGCGCGCTGGTGCATCGCAACGACTGGTGCTCGCAGGACGAAATCGTGCTTCAGACCTTGTGCGGCGACAAGACATTCAGCCGCCTCTCCCAGAAGGACGGCCGCTGGCGGTACCGCAGTTCCCTGGGCCGGCCCGGTTTTCGTCCCGAGCAGGTGCCCTTTAAGGACACCCATGCCACGCGCATCCCTGAACGCATCCTGCGTTATCCCCTCGACGCCGGAGGCGAAGCGTTGCAGATCACGGCTCTTTCCATGGGCAACCCGCAATGTCAAATCCTGGTCGACTGCCTGCCCAAGGGTGAACGCTTTCAGCGCTTGGGGTCGGCGCTGGAACGGCATCAGGTCTTTCCCCAGCGCGCCAACGTCGGATTCGTGCAGGTCATCGACGAGCACAAGGTACGGGCCAAGATCTGGGAGCGGGGCGTGGGCCCCACTCAGTCCTCGGGCACCGGCTGCTCGGCCGCCGCCGTGGCCGCCATCGTCAACGGACGATGCACCTCTCCCGTCGAGGTGGTGACCCAGAGCGGCTCGCAAAAAGTGGAGTGGAGCGAAGGTCAAGAGGTGGTCCTGACCGGCGAGTCCCGCTACGTCGCCGAAATCGACTTCGACTGGCAAACCTGAGCCCCTGACGGGCGACTTGCAACCACGGACTCCCGAGGGGGTCTGGCATAATGAGGCCATGATTCGAGCCAGCAAGAGCTTTGTGGCGGGAGTGGGCTTGGTGGGAGTGGGACTGGCGGCAGCGGCCTTGCTGTTGACGGGCTGCGCCGGCGAGCAGTCTATCCTCACCCACATCCCCGATTCCGCGCCTGTGGCCACGGTCGATGGCCGCACCGTTCTTTACGAGGACGTGAAGGTCGACAGCCACAAGATCGAAACCCTCTTCCAGCGCCGTCGGGGACATTCGCCGAACAGCCGGCAGGATTGGGAGGAAGTCTCCCAGATGCAGCGTCTGGCCGAGCGCGAAAACCTGATTCAGGTCATCCGAGGCCTGGTGCGCGAGCGGCAGTACGCCCAGTGGGGGATTATGGTCGATGAGGCCCAAATCGAGCGGGAGATCGAATCGCGCGCCCAGCGGACCGGCCTCGACCCCCGGGAAGCTGAGGCCATGGTCGATCGCCAGATCCAGCAGACCGAAGACCTGATCGCCGCCGTCGAAGCCGTGCGCGACGACCGCATGAGTCTCGAGGAAGCCCGCCGCGAGTATCTTTCGGAGTACGACGAGCTGACCTCCCAGTACTGGTCCAACTACTATGCCCAGCGTCCCGCTGATGAACAGATCAAAGTCTTGCGCCGGGCCCAGGCTCAACTGCGGACCGAGGGCGCGGGCGCCTTCTTGCGTCCGCTGGTGGAACGCGATCTGCGCGGCCAGCAAGTGCAGCGCCGTCTGGAAGAGGAACTGGCCAAGGTCTACCCCGACTACAAGCAGGTTTCGGTGGACGCCAAGCATGGATCGGACTCGGCCAGAGACCGCTTGGCCGCCATGCGCAGCGAGTGGTGGAGCCAACGCTTCCAGGACGCCCAGGTGGAGATTCTCCACCCGCGCTTTGAGGGCGACTGGGAAGAGGTCGTCTACGACAAGGCCGACGAACCCGCCGATTGAGCCGATTCAAGCGCAAGTGTTGCTATCCGCCGGAGCGGCTGCCACACTGGTAAGTGTGTGCAGATCACACCTCTTGCCAACGAGGCCGAGGACATGGCTGAAATCAAGGTCCGGCCAGCTCGCGAATCGGACGCCCAAGGGATCGCGGAGTGCTTCCGCACTTCCTACCGAGGCAGTTACTGCTACCAGGACTTCTACCGCCCCCAGGCCGTCAAGCGTCTCATTTACGCCGAGGACACGGTCATCGTCGTGGCCGTGGAAGAGGAGAGCGGCGAGGTGCTGGGGACGGCCGCCGTGCTGGAGGAGAAGGGCGCCCTCAGCGACCTGACGGCCGAGTTCGGGAGGCTGGTTGTGCATCCCAAGGCCCGCCGCCACGGAGTGGGTCACCGGCTCATGGAAGGCCGCCTCCGATTGGTGCGCGACCGGCTTCACGTGGGTGTCGTCGAAGCCCGCACCTGCAACGCCTTCTCTTGCCGTATTGCGCTGGGGCACGGTTTCTCCCCCGCAGGACTGCTGCCTTCCTCGGTGGCCTTCGAGGAGCGGGAGAATCTGGCCGTGCTCGTTCAGTATTTCGGGGAGGCCTTGCGCCTGCGCCGCAACCATCCTCGCATCATTCCCGAGGCCTATCCGCTGGCCCACCTGGTCATGTCCAACTGCGGACTCGACTTCGACGTCATCGAGGACGAGGAATCCCCCTCCTACCCCTCCGGGAACGATTTCGAGTTGGAGGAGTTGACCTCATCGGAGGGCTACGCCAACCTGCTGCGCATCGAGCGGGGACGCCTCAAGAAACGCGAGCTGTTCGGTCCCATGCGCCTCCACTACGGTTTTTTCAAGCTGCGGGCGCGCAACTCGAACTACCTGCTGGCCCGCCGCGAGGGACGCCTGGCGGGGGCGCTGGGCTACATCATCGACCGCGAGGAGGGCCAGGTGCGCGTCTTCGAGTTCATCAGCATTGAGGAAGAGAGCGCCACCTATCTCTTCAAGCAATTGCTGAAGCGGGCGGGCCGCGCCGGCATGACCTACGTCGAGGCCGACGTGAGCGCCTATGCTCCCCGCATGCAGAGGACGCTCTTGGAGCTGGGTTTCCTGCCCGTGGCCTATCTTCCTTCGCTGGTTTTCCACAAGGTGGAACGGCTCGACATCCTCAAGATGGCACGCGTCTTTTCGCCGGTGGCCTCCAACAGTCCCGACCTGCCCCGGGAAGTGCAGCGCCTGTCAGAGGTGGTGCTGCGCGGATTCGCCTCGCGCGAGATTCAGCCCCGCATCTTGCGGGCCGTCGATCAGGTCGAGCTCTTTCGGGGACTCAGCCGCGAGCAGTCGCGCCGCCTGGCTGCCTGCTGCCGCCTGGCCGATTTCCAGGCTGGCGAGAGTGTCTTCGCCAAAGGCGATCCCGGCCAGGGGGTGTTGTTGGTGCTGCGGGGCCGCATCGACGTCGAGGTAGACGGCCGCCAGGTGGGAACAGTGGGCAAGGGTGAATCGCTGGGCGAGATCTCGGCCTTGCGCGGATTCGTCCACTCGGCCTCGGCCCGCGCCCGCACCCCGGTGACGGCCGGACTGCTGCCCCGCGACCAACTGCGGTCCCTCATCCGCCGCCGTCCCGACATCGGCGTCATCCTCTACCGCAACCTGGCCCTGGGCCTGGGACGAAAACTCCAACGCGCCGACCTGGCTCTGCTGGGCCAGGCGTGACGGTTGCTCGTGGGGCCGCTTATTCCACCCTTCAGAGCTGTCGCGAAAGTCCTCAAGACGACAACCTCGAAGGTCCGTTATTCCACCCCTTCAGAAGGGTTTTTCTAGAGGTACTTACCTTACCCAGGGTGTCGCTTGGGCGCAGGCGCCCTCGCTTTACCCTGGGCTAGCGAATCACACCCCTTCGGGGTTCTCAGAAAGCAAGAAAGTGCTCCTTGAAACGCTTTGGGACTGGTTCGGGCTGCGCCTTTGCGACACCCTCTGAAAGGGGTGAGATAACCGTCGTTACTCTCTCTGCATGAAATTCCACACCGAGAGGGCTGCGAAGAGGGCCAGGCCGGCCAGGTCGCTGGGGGAAAGGAAGGCCCGTCCGCCGGGGAAAAGGGTGAGGACGGCGGCAGCGATCATCAAGGCCCTCTGAAGCCCGCTCAGGCGGGCGAAGAAGTAACCCGCGATGCCCGCCGCCAGGGGGACGATGCCCAGCAGCGAAGCCAGGAAAGCCGGGACGATGGCGCTCCAGGCCGCCGCCGAGCCGTCCGGCGCCAGCATCAGCAACTGAGGACGCGCCACGAAGATATAGGGCAACGAAAATCCCACCAGGGCAATGCGGAAGGCCGCCATCGAGGTCTGCATGATGGGCGATCCGGCGATGGAGGCGGCGGTGTAGGCGGCCAGCGCCACGGGAGGCGTGACCATGGCCATCATCCCGAAATAAAAGATGAAGAAGTGAGCGGCCAGCGGCACCACTCCCAGGCTGCCCAGCAGGGGGCCGATCAGGGTCGCCAGCAACAGGTAGCAGACCGCCGAGGGCAGCCCCATGCCCAGCACGATGGATGAGACCATGATCAGCACCAGGGCCAGGAAGAGGTTCTGCTGGGCCAGCGGAAGCACCAGGCTGGGGAAGCGCGTCCCCACGCCGGTCAGAGTCACCACTCCGATGATGATGCCCACGCAGGCGGCGGCGGCCACCAGCGCCACTCCCGCGGCCGCCGTCTTTTGACAAGCCTCCAGCAGAGACTTGAGTCCGATGCGGGTCTTGGAATGGAAGACGGCCAGCACCAGCACCACCGCCATGGCCAGGGTGACGGCCCGGAAAGGCGTGTAGCCCACCACCAAAAATCCCACCAGCGCGGCCAGCGACCCGAAGAAGATGAAGCCTTCCAGAGGATGGTTTTCCTCGCGCGCCTCCACCTCGGCCGCGTCCGATCCGACCCGGCGGGCGTAGAAGTGGACGATGAGCAGCAGGGAGAGGTAGTAGAGGACGGCCGGCAGCAGAGCGGCCCGGATGATCTCCAGATAGGTTA from Acidobacteriota bacterium carries:
- a CDS encoding macrolide family glycosyltransferase, whose product is MAKIAFFGFPAFGHVNPTLAVVEELRNRAHEVVYWCSHSFAERLEAAGADFRSYGHPLLEELSVTPENINRLPLTVMEACQWFLTDCLSSVRDEAFDLIMHDSVAPWGKLTAQVLGLPSIASVSTFAFHRRMLGLARGLYDIPFSWSRTMTKLKTLWRIRSVGRALRRQDFPSPAMLDLIFARGTAASLVYTWPGFQPFADSFGPDVHFVGPSLQHSRDDVDFPFKRLDPRRPLLYISLGTLFNRESDFFEHCFQAFASSDWQVVLTLGGGLDVEDFEQQAPSNFILCRYAPQLRLLEGAKAAITRGGMNTVNECLYFGVPALAIPFLSEQAVVAGRLVQVGAGKALKPAQVDPTRLREAVEALQQPHYLDKARQIRDSMRRTGGYRAACDVIEACLG
- a CDS encoding DUF697 domain-containing protein, coding for MLENLKRVILPLALLVIVGFLVMVVSQTAQVVDMASRIDPRLGTAVLWALLAVYAGLVAVPVVRLLLMPRPLKPPESDQGPEFERHLKRLGRRLASNRELTGHAFDLSSRQGVEAALAVLDERAEAEIRTRAATVFLMTAISQSGRLDGLLVLVNQTQMVYQIAKIYYQRPTLRDLARLYANVAATAFIVGELEDSEVGDQLAAMTAASAGSVVGAVPGLQAVTALFVNSLVTGSASAFLTLRVGLIAKGYCDALVKPQRKTLRRSASAQALKMLSTIISRGSKVVWNAFAAGGRKRARSALGSVRDWFRTTPEDDLPGQSGGQQS
- a CDS encoding bifunctional phosphoglucose/phosphomannose isomerase, translating into MKTRLDHPGALAQGMVQGTFESLRQFGQQLQSGPALASHLGVRPAQGVRSAVYCGLGGSGIAGDLLQAALGEDLRLPWLVHRSYGLPPFADRATLAVISSYSGNTEEALDAFAQARAKDCRILCVTSGGELLKKASADQLPCIQLPSGLAPRNSLGYALSALLCAVHRLGLAPDPSGPLQQAAESAHERSRLLGLDTPLKANPAKHLARRLHGRLVLIYGGSGLTAPIARRWRGQITENAKQLAWTAALPEMNHNEIAGWEHPHEVLKHTVAVFLRDQDEHPRLARRFDLTRRYLQDKAGDTIECDSNGESRLDRMVSLLQLIDWASVYLAILNGSDPESIEAIEHIKRRLSEEA
- the dapF gene encoding diaminopimelate epimerase gives rise to the protein MIVKLHKLHCYGNDFLVAYRCQLEDDRYSALARSCCDRHTGIGADGLVFLKPADQEGRFDYRIFNQDGSEAELSGNGARCACALVHRNDWCSQDEIVLQTLCGDKTFSRLSQKDGRWRYRSSLGRPGFRPEQVPFKDTHATRIPERILRYPLDAGGEALQITALSMGNPQCQILVDCLPKGERFQRLGSALERHQVFPQRANVGFVQVIDEHKVRAKIWERGVGPTQSSGTGCSAAAVAAIVNGRCTSPVEVVTQSGSQKVEWSEGQEVVLTGESRYVAEIDFDWQT
- a CDS encoding GNAT family N-acetyltransferase, with the protein product MAEIKVRPARESDAQGIAECFRTSYRGSYCYQDFYRPQAVKRLIYAEDTVIVVAVEEESGEVLGTAAVLEEKGALSDLTAEFGRLVVHPKARRHGVGHRLMEGRLRLVRDRLHVGVVEARTCNAFSCRIALGHGFSPAGLLPSSVAFEERENLAVLVQYFGEALRLRRNHPRIIPEAYPLAHLVMSNCGLDFDVIEDEESPSYPSGNDFELEELTSSEGYANLLRIERGRLKKRELFGPMRLHYGFFKLRARNSNYLLARREGRLAGALGYIIDREEGQVRVFEFISIEEESATYLFKQLLKRAGRAGMTYVEADVSAYAPRMQRTLLELGFLPVAYLPSLVFHKVERLDILKMARVFSPVASNSPDLPREVQRLSEVVLRGFASREIQPRILRAVDQVELFRGLSREQSRRLAACCRLADFQAGESVFAKGDPGQGVLLVLRGRIDVEVDGRQVGTVGKGESLGEISALRGFVHSASARARTPVTAGLLPRDQLRSLIRRRPDIGVILYRNLALGLGRKLQRADLALLGQA
- a CDS encoding TRAP transporter fused permease subunit; translated protein: MLKRVRSVTVRYSAIALVLFTLWEVNYPMLTPQAELAIFAALGLIICFLTFPLHPRWKKHGASQALDLLLAALTLLISAYLVVQNEPFFRAYWPGSRSLGGRAGLENATDIAVGVVGLLLVLEATRRAIGWALPILSVVFLLYAYFGPSMPSWLFPHRGYAVERIVSQAFLQGQGVYGTALKVMFTYVFLFVLFGVLLEMAGATGFIIDLARRIFRRSPGGAAKVAVLSSGLMGSLSGSAVANTATTGTFTIPMMRSSGFQRRIAAGVEAAASSGGALVPPIMGAGAYMMLEIVTPPVTYLEIIRAALLPAVLYYLSLLLIVHFYARRVGSDAAEVEAREENHPLEGFIFFGSLAALVGFLVVGYTPFRAVTLAMAVVLVLAVFHSKTRIGLKSLLEACQKTAAAGVALVAAAACVGIIIGVVTLTGVGTRFPSLVLPLAQQNLFLALVLIMVSSIVLGMGLPSAVCYLLLATLIGPLLGSLGVVPLAAHFFIFYFGMMAMVTPPVALAAYTAASIAGSPIMQTSMAAFRIALVGFSLPYIFVARPQLLMLAPDGSAAAWSAIVPAFLASLLGIVPLAAGIAGYFFARLSGLQRALMIAAAVLTLFPGGRAFLSPSDLAGLALFAALSVWNFMQRE